GGTGCGTGAATCTGTCGACTTTGATTTTGCCGCCAATCCAGAGGAGCAGTCCTGCTTGGTGTGGGATGCGCGCGAAACGTTTGATGCCTATGAGCCAGACTGGTTGCAGTCGTTTTTTGCAAAGACCAAGCCGTTGATTGTAACCTATTGGACAAGGCTGGACTTAATGACGCAAAGCCAGTTCAATCGACAACTAAAAACCTGGTTTAACGGGCAAGTTTTTTACGCTGATACCCTGACACCAGTCAAGGCAATGTCACTGTTATCAGCGGAATCAGATTCGGCATCGAATCCGGCATCAAGTCTTTTTGAACGAGACTTGGTGGTGTTGGAGGTGTCAATTGGGCGAGTGGTTTTGGAGCATTTGCTGTTTGTGCTAGAGATGGTGCAACAAAATCATCAGCGGCCGATTTGGCGTGCTGAGGGTACATTACTCACTCAAGAATATGTTAATCCCGTGGTGTTAGATATGACGCGAGGTCAGTTGCGGACTGAAGGCTTACAGCCAAAGTCTGGCACCGAGCCACAGATGCTACTTGGACAGTTAACATTTTGGCTGGATAAATCCATTGATCCAGCGCAGTTGCAAGACTGGATTGTAGCAACGCTTGCGCCAGGTGAGCGAATCGTCATATAATACCCTACCAAATTACTCAGAAATTCGGACCAAGGACACAAGGCCATGCAAACAACCCAGTATGAAGAAATTAATGACATTCTGGCAAAAAATCAACACTACAAAGAAGGCTTCTTCACTCAAACGCTGGTTGAAACCTTTGCTAAGGGGTTGAATGAGGATGTGGTGCGCGCTATTTCGGCGAAGAAAAACGAACCCCAGTGGATGTTAGATTTCCGGTTGAAAGCCTTTAAACATTGGCAAACAATGCCAGAACCACACTGGGCCAAAGCCGAATATGAGCCGATTGATTACCAAGATTACAGCTATTACTCTGCTCCAGAGTGCGGCAGTTGTGCGGGTGCTTGCTCTACAGATGGTGATGGTGAAGCGCAGAATGAAGGGATTGACCCAGAAGTCGCTAAAGCCTTTGCAGCTCTGGGTGTGCCCATTGATAATAGCGACGCCAATATTGCTGTTGATGCTATTTTTGACTCGGTTTCTGTGTCAACAACCAAGCGAGATCAATTAGAAAAACTGGGTATTATTTTTTGTTCTTTTTCAGAGGCGGTTCATGAACATCCAGAATTGGTTCAGCAGTATTTGGGTACCGTAGTCCCTTATCACGATAATTTCTTTGCCGCTTTAAATTCTGCGGTAGCCTCAGATGGTACCTTTGTGTTTATCCCTGAAGGCGTCCGGTGCCCGATTGATTTATCGACCTATTTCCGGATTAATGAAGCCAAGACGGGTCAGTTTGAGCGTACCATTTTGATTGCTGAAAAAGGCAGTTACATTAGTTATATTGAAGGCTGTTCGGCGCCGATTCGTGATACCTACCAGCTCCATGCGGCGGTGGTTGAAGTGATTGTGCATGAGGATGCCGAAGTTAAATACTCAACAGTACAAAACTGGTACCCAGGTGATGATGATTGCCATGGCGGTATTCTAAATTTTGTAACCAAGCGCGGAGTTTGTGAGGGGCGTAATGCCAAACTATCATGGACGCAGGCCGAGACCGGCTCAGCCATTACCTGGAAGTACCCGAGCTGTATTTTGAAAGGTGATAATTCGATTGGTGAATTTTATTCAGTTGCTTTAACGAATCGGCGTCAACAAGCCGATACGGGTACCAAAATGATTCACATCGGCAAAAATACCCGTAGTACGATTATTTCTAAAGGCTTGTCGGCGGGTAAAAGTGATAATACCTACCGTGGTCTGGTTAAAATTCTACCGACCGCCGAAGGTGCGCGAAACTTTACCCAGTGCGATTCGATGCTAATCGGTAACCAGTGCGGCGCACACACATTTCCTTATATTGAAGTCAAAAATCCAACCGCGCAAGTGGAGCATGAAGCGACTACCTCCCGCATCGGTGAGGATCAGTTGTTCTATTGTCAGCAGCGGGGCATTAGTGAGCAGGATGCCATCTCGATGATTGTTAATGGTTTCTGTAAAGAAGTCTTTAAAGAACTACCGCTCGAGTTTGCTCAAGAAGCGGAAGAGCTGCTAGCAATTAGCCTAGAGGGTTCGGTTGGGTAAGCCAGCCACTTAAACCATCTCGAGTTTGGTTTAAAATATTTTATTTAAATTTTATTTAACGCAAAAGCGAAGACTACTATGTTTCTCAATATCGAAAACTTACATGCTCAAGTTGAGGATAAATCAATCCTAAAAGGGATTAACCTACAGATTAATCCGGGTGAAGTTCACGCCATTATGGGTCCAAATGGTTCGGGCAAAAGCACGCTATCAAGTGTGCTGGCGGGTCGTGAAGATTATGAAGTATCTGAGGGTTCCGTTAGCTATCAAGGACAAGACTTGCTTGATATGGATGCCGATGAGCGTGCTCAGGAAGGGGTGTTCTTGGCTTTTCAGTATCCTGTCGAAATTCCAGGGGTATCCAATAAGTTGTTCATGCACACCGCGCTCAATGCAAAACGTGCTGCCGCTGGTGAGGCGCCTTTGGATATGTATGACTTCGAGCAGTTGGCATTAACCAAAATGAAAATGCTTGAAATGTCGCCGGTAATGCTTGAACGCTCAGTCAATGTGGGTTTTTCTGGTGGTGAAAAAAAGCGTAATGATATTTTTCAGATGGCGATGCTTGAGCCGAAGCTATGCATTATGGATGAAACCGATTCTGGTTTAGATATTGATGCGTTACGTATTGTAGCTAGTGGTGTCAATGCTTTGCGGTCACCAGAGCGCAGTTTTATCGTTGTCACTCATTACCAGCGCTTACTTGATCACATTAAGCCGGATTTTGTTCACGTGCTATATGATGGCAAAATCATCAAATCAGGTGGTTTTGAATTAGCCCATGAGTTAGAGGAGAAGGGGTATGACCACCTTATCCAAGCCTATGAAAAAATTTAGTCCTGTCGCAAAAGCGGCGATGGATTACTATCAATCGCAGGCGACGCGACTCATCCAGGCGGAAGGTGAGGGTCACGCCCTTGCGCGCTTTAGACAAGCCGCATTACATCATTTTGTTGAGCAAGGTTTTCCAACGCGCAAAGACGAGGATTGGCAGTTCACGCCGCTTAGCAATTTTCTAAAGACGCACTATCACTTTAATGGCGTTTCTCAGTTTGATAAAGCAAGTATTGCCAAGATTAAGCCACCGGTTGATGCTTGGCATTTGGTGTTTGTTGATGGCTGTTTTAGTGAGGCGCTGTCTGATGATTTGGTTAAATTGCCCAAGGGTGTTTCCATTGAATCGGGCAAAGATGCACTCGACTTTGAGCAGGGTTTTCGTGTGTTTGCAAAGCACGAAGATGAAATCGAACAGGATGCGTTTGGTATGCTAAATGCCATGCTGTTTGATGATGGCGTATTTATTGAGCTGGCTGCGCATACACACCTTGATAAACCAATTGCAATTAGTTATGTTCAGACCCTGAAAGACCATGCCAATACAACGCGTAATAAGATCAAGTTAGGGGTTGGTTCTCAGTTACAGTTAATTGAGCAATATGTAGCTTTAGATGATGCCTGTGGTTTTGAAAATAGTGTTTGTGAAATTGAACTTGCCGAGCAAGCGCAAATGAGTCAAGTTGTTTGGCAAAACCTGCCTGATCAGGCGATGTACTTTAATAACCAATTTATTGACTTGGCCGAACAGTCTCAATTTAAAACTCACTATGCTGGCTTGGGCGGTGCTATTTCACGCCATCAAAATCATATTCAAATGGCCGGTGATCGCATTGAATCGGAGCAGAATAGTATTTGCTTTGCTCGTAATCAGCAGATTATGGATACCCGAACCTACACAGGTCACAAAGCTGAAAATGGGCTTAGCCGTCAGTTGCATAAACTGGTGTTAACGGATCAGGCGATTGGCGTGTTTAATGGCATGATTAAGGTTGACCAGATTGCCCAGAAAACCGATGGAATGATGGATAACAAGAATTTGTTGCTATCAAATAAGGCACAAATGAATGCGAAGCCGCAATTAGAAATTTATGCCGACGATGTTAAGTGTTCGCATGGTTCAGCATCAGGGCAAATTAGTGCTGATCAAATATTCTATTTGCAGGCGCGCGGACTTTCGAAGCAGCAAGCTCGACAACTCGTAACCTTAGCCTTCTTAATGGAGCCATTGGAAACCGTTTCAGGTGCTGCAACGCAGGTCTGGTTGCAGAAAGCCTTAGCGACATCGGTTACTCCGCATTTAAACTAACACAATATTGTATCGAGGAACTATGATCGACAATCAAGCCATTCGCGCGGAATTCCCCTTGCTGTCGCAAACCGAAAAGGATTTGCCGTTGGTGTACTTAGATAACGCCTCTACAAGTCAAAAACCACAGCAGGTCATTGATGCGGTGGCCAAGTATTATGCGAGTGAAAATGCAAATGTTCACCGAGGCGTTTACGGCTTAAGTGAACGCGCGACCGAAGCATTTGAGGGCGTCAGGGGGCAGGTTCAGCGCTTATTAAATGCCAATACTACTAAAGAAGTGATTTTTGTTCGCGGTGCCACCGAAGGCATTAACTTGGTTGCCAGTTCATGGGGTCGCAGCAGCTTAAAGCCGGGCGATCAAATCATTGTTAGTGAGATGGAGCATCACTCCAACCTAGTACCTTGGCAACTGCTCGTTGCTGACTTGGGTATTGAAATTGTGAAATGGCCGATTGATGCCCGTGGTCAGTTGCATTTAGAGGATTTAGCAGGCCTGCTAAATGATAAAACTCGCTTGGTTGCGGTGACTCATATGTCTAATGCGCTGGGTTCTATCAACCCGATTAACGAAATCATTACAATGGCGCACCAGCAGGGTGCTAAGGTTTTGGTGGATGCGGCACAGTCAATTTCGCATATGCCAATTGATGTACAGGCGCTGGATGTTGATTTCTTGGTTTTTTCTGGACATAAAATGTATGCGCCAACCGGTATTGGCGTGCTATATGCCAAGCAAGCGTTACTTGAACAAATGCCCCCTTACATGGGCGGTGGCGATATGATTTATCAAGTGAGTTTTGAAGCCACTACGTTTAATGAGTTGCCCTATAAGTTTGAGGCAGGTACGCCCAATATTGCCGGTGTTATAGGTTTAGGTTCGGCCATATCCTTTATTGAGCGGGTCGGTTTTGACACGATTGCTAAGATTGAAAATGACCTACTAGATTATGCAACGGCGCGACTGTCAGCGATACCAGGCCTGCGCATCATTGGTGAGGCGGATCACAAGGGTGCGGTTATTTCGTTTGTGTTTGATCAAGCGCATCCTCATGATATTGCGACCTTGATCGATCAAGACGCGATTGCACTGCGGGCAAGCCATCACTGCGCCATGCCGGTCATGCTGAAGTTCAACTTGCCAGCGACTTTGCGGGCATCTTTTGGGGTTTATAATAATCGTGATGATGTGGATCGATTGTGCGCTGCCTTGGTAGATGCACTCGATATGTTGGCGTGATACTTGGCCAGAATTTTGCTATCATAACTCCATTTTAGCCTTAGGGCTGGTAAGCGCCTAAGCGGAGTGGTCAATGAAAGAACAAGTGAGGCACATCCATTTCGTTGGAATTGGCGGTGTTGGCATGGCAGGTATTGCCGAAGTCTGTATTAATTTGGGTTTCTCGGTTAGTGGTTCTGATATTCGTCGTCATGCCACGGTCATTCGCTTGGAAGCCTTAGGTGCAAAGATTCAGCTGGGACATCAGCCAGAGTGGGTTCAACAGGCTGATGTTGTTGTCGTTTCTAGTGCCATTGCTAAAGATAATCCAGAGGCGTCTTGGGCTAAATCCAGTCGCATACCAGTTATTCCGCGTGCCGAGATGTTGGCTGAGCTAATGCGTATGCGTTATGGTATCGCCATTGCCGGCACCCATGGTAAAACAACCACGACCAGCTTGACCGCGGCGATATTAACGCAAGGCGGCTTAGATCCAACATTTGTGATTGGTGGCCAGCTCAACCAAGTTGGTAGTAATGCTCGCCTGGGTTCTAGTCGTTATTTAGTGGCTGAAGCCGATGAGTCGGATGCTTCTTTTCTTCATCTCGCGCCAATGATGTCGGTGATTACTAATATCGACATGGACCATATGGAAACCTATCAAGGCGATTTTTCACGCCTTATTCATACCTATAATGAGTTTATTAATCGTTTGCCATTTTATGGATTAACGGTGCTTTGTTTAGATGACCCCAATCTGAAGCAAATGATGCCAGATGTGTTGCGTAAGGTTCGCACTTATGGCTTTGATGCGGATGCGGATGTTGTCGCAGTAAACTGGCAGTCAAAGGGTTTAACCAGTGAGTTTGAAGTTATTACCGCAGGGCGTGAACCTTTTAATGTCCTATTAAATATTCCCGGTCAGCATAATGTCAGAAATGCGCTTGCTGCGATTGCTGTCGCGCTTGAGTTAGATGTGCCAGTGACAGCTATTCAACAAGCTCTTGCCACTTTTGCAGGCGTGGGTCGTCGTTTTGAAGTTTACCCGCAACGAATGATAGGGGGTCATCAGGTGACCTTGGTTGATGACTATGGTCACCATCCTACCGAGCTAAGTGCGACCATTCAAACCGCACGAGATGCGTTTGTTGGTAAGCGGCTCGTGCTTGTTTTTCAACCCCATCGTTACAGTAGAACGCGTGATTTATTTGATGATTTTATTGCGGCGTTACTTAAAGCTGATTTAATTATATTAGCACCGGTTTATGCCGCCGGAGAGTCACCGATTCCAGGGTTTGATACAAAGTCAATGATTCAAAACTTACGGATTCGTGGCGCGCAAAATGTGATGTTTGCGGAGGGTTTTGAGGCATTAAGTGCATTGACCGAAGATGTTTTAACGGACGATGATGTGGTGTTAATGATGGGGGCTGGCGACATAGGTCAGTGGGCAAAGGAATGGCAGTAGATATTATGCAGTCTCAAATAGAGGCTTGGCGCGAGCTGTTAGCCGGCGAGTCTATTGCAGTTATTTATGGTGGCGTATCGGCTGAGCGTGAAATCTCTTTGCGTAGTGGGCAGGCGGTACTAAATGCGCTCAAGCACGAAGGGCTATCGGTTGCGGGTTATGATGTTCAAACGCTGGATGATTTGGTTCATATTGCTCAAAATCATACGCTTGTTTTTATGGCGCTTCATGGACGGTGGGGCGAAGACGGTCAAGTACAAGCGGTTTTACAAAGTTTAGGGGTGCCGTTTACGGGTAGTGGTATGGCGGCAAGTGCTTTAGCGATGGACAAGATTCGTACAAAGTATGTATGGCAAGGGGCCGGTTTGCCAACCCCGCATTTTCAACATATATCAGCCAAAAATCTGGATGATGTAGACTGGCTCTCGATTCCTTTACCTGCTATGGTTAAAGCTAGTCACGAGGGATCAAGTATTGGTTTGTTTAAAGTAAATAATCTCGATGAATTGCAATCGGGTGTTTATAAAGCATTAACGCATGATCATGAAGTCTTAGTTGAGCAGTGGATAGCTGGGCGCGAGTTTACTTTTGCAATATTGGGGGATACGGTGCTACCTGCTATAGAGCTTCGAACACAGCATGATTTTTATGATTACGATGCCAAGTATGTGTCGGGTGATACGCAGTATTTGTGTCCAGCAGATTTAAAGGCATCACAATTGGTTGCCTTTAATGCCCTAGCTTTACGTGCTTTTAATATTCTAGGCGCGAGCGGGATTGGCCGCATTGATTTAATGCTAGATGAGACTCAGCAGCCCTGGTTGATTGAATTGAATACGCTGCCGGGTATGACCGATATGAGTCTCGTTCCAAAGGCGGCTGAGGTCTTTGGACTTAGTTACGGCGAATTATGTGTTGCTATTTTAGGGCAGGCATTAGATGCAGCAGACTTGGCTTAAATTTGGGTTGGTCAGTTTATTAGTTGCCTTGGTGGTGGTCTGGACGATTCTGATGATGAAACCTGAACAGAATGCCACAATGTCCTATAAAATAACGACACCCTTGCAAAAAGTGACACTAGATGATGTTGAAGATTTGATTTGGCCATATCTTGTGAGTGGATTTTGGGAGGCCGATTTAGTCAGTTTGCAACGTGATTTACAAGCGCAGCCTTGGATTGAAAGTGCACAGGTATCTCGCGTTTGGCCAAACCAATTAGTGCTAACACTGGATGAGCGTGAGCCAATAGCTCGTTGGGGAACGACGGCACTTATTGATCGGAATGGTTTCGTGTTCGAGCCTAATGATGTCGCCGGTTTTGAGCATTTAGTGTTGTTGCAGGCGCACGATTTACAAGCACGAGCGATGCTACGACATTGGCATCAAGTACAAGAGATAATGAGTCCAAAAGACTGGCGTGTTACCGAGCTTACTTGGTTTGCAGATGATGTGTTGCATATCCAAGTAGATGTGGGGCACCAATTGTATGTCACTGCCAGTGATAAAGATTTGTTATTGCGACGTTTTGTCAATGCTTGGCCCAAGCTGGGTTCGTCGGCTTTGGTGACACAGGGTGTCGGCCGGGCGGTGATAAAGCCAGATAAAATGTGGCAAATTGATTTAAGATACAGCAATGGCATTGCGCTAAAACCCTTAAATAATGTTGATTGAGAAGAGTATGGCAAGAAAAAAGTCGGCATCAAATATTGTCGTGGGCCTAGATATAGGCACATCAAAAATTGCGGCAATTGTTGGCAAATTAAAAGCAAATGCTGAGATCGAAGTTCTTGGCATGGGAACCTATCCATCTAAAGGCCTGAAGAAGGGTGTCGTGGTAAATATTGACTCGACGGTAGACTCTATTCAGAGAGCCATTGATGAAGCTGAACGTATGTCTGGATATGAGGTGGGCTCCGTATACGTTGGTATTGCTGGCAGTCATATAAATAGCTTCAATTCAACCGGTATGGTTGCAATTCGAAGTCAGGAAGTTACAGATGATGACATAGTTCGTGTGATTGATGCGGCACGAACGCAAGCGATTCCAGGCGATCAGAAAGTGCTACATATTCTTCCTCAAGAATACACTATCGATAATCAAGATGGCATCCGAGAGCCGGTTGGTATGTCTGGAGTTCGTTTGGAAGCCAAGGTTCACATGGTCACCGGTTCACTGAGTGCCGCACTGAATATTACCAAGTGCGTAGAACGCTGTGGTTTGGTTGTCAATGATATTATCCTCGAGCAGCTGGCATCAAGTGAATCTGTTTTATCTGAAGATGAGAAAGAGCTAGGGGTTTGTTTAGTTGACATTGGCGGTGGCACTACCGATATCGCCGTGTTTTATCAAGGAGCTATTCGGCATACCGCAGTCATTCCAGTAGCGGGAGATCAGGTTACCAACGATATTGCCGTTGCTTTGAGAACGCCATCGCCGGCCGCTGAAGAGATTAAACGTAAATACGCATGTGCGTTGCCGCAGTTGATTGCCACCGATGAAGAAATTGAAGTGCCAAGTGTGGGCGATCGTCCAGCCCGCTGTTTATCACGAAGAACATTAGTTGAAGTTGTAGAGCCTCGTTATGAAGAGCTCTTCCAGTTAATTCAGGCCGAATTGCGCCGCTCAGGCTTCGAAGGAATGATGGCGGCCGGTGTTGTTTTGACGGGGGGTAGTGCCAAAGTTGAAGGTGCGATCGAATTGGCAGAAGAAGTTTTTAATATGCCAGTGCGTTTGGGTATCCCGCAAGACTTACAAGGTCTAAAGGATGAAGTCACTGATCCCGCTTTTGCAACGACAGTGGGTTTGTTGATGTATGCTCGCGAACATAGTCGTTATGAACCGGGTCACGAGCCATCGCCTGTGAAGTCGAATCAAGCGTCTGTGCTAAGCCGTATGAAAGAATGGTTTAACAAAAGTTTTTAAGAATTAAAGTAGGACGAACAGTGAAGCAAAGAACCTTAGCCAATGCGATTCACGCTAAAGGTATTGGCCTCCATACTGGCCACCAAGCCCACATTACATTAAGGCCAGCTCCTGTTGATACTGGGATTGTATTCCGCCGAGTAGATGTAGAGCCAGCGGTCGAATTTAAAGTAACCCCTGAATTGGTTGCGGAGACCACGCTTTGTACCACGATTCGTGCCGGCAATAAAAAGATTGCTACAATTGAGCACCTGATGTCAGCCCTGGCTGGTGTTGGAATGGACAATGTTTACATTGATATTGATGCCGATGAAGTGCCTATCATGGATGGCTCGGCGTCCCACTTTATTTTTTTAATTCAAGCGGCTGGTATTAAGCTCCAGGATAGTCCTAAGCGTTTTCTGGTAATTAAGCAACCGGTTCGTGTTGAAAATGAATTGGGCGGATGGGCAGAGTTTAAGCCACATCGTGGCTATAAGTTAAATTTTGCCATCAAGTTTAATCATCCCGCATTTAAACAAACGGCTGAAGATATGACGCTGGAGTTTTCCTCAACGAGTTATTTTAAAGAAGTGAGTCGTGCACGTACTTTCGGTTTCTTTAATGATATGGAAGCGTTGCGGGCCCAGAAATTGGCATTAGGCGCTAGCTTGGACAATGCGATTGGTCTGGATGAGCAAGGCGTGATGAATAAAGGTGGCTTGCGCAATAAAGATGAGTTTGTTCGGCATAAAATTCTTGATGCGGTCGGTGATTTGTTTATGTCAGGTTACGCCATCGTTGGTGAATTTAGCGCGTTCAAATCAGGCCATGCACTTAATAATCAGTTGTTACGTAAGTTGTTTTCGGAGCCGGGCGCGTTTGAATTCATGACGGAGTTTGGCGATCAGGATGATCCCATTAACTTTGACAGTTCAAAGGTATTGGTTTAAGCCGTTTTTATTGCGCCCGATCGCTCAGTTTTTTTAGGGCAAGCGCCAGTTTGCTAGAGGTAACTTGCTCGCTTAAGGCGAGCATTTTTTTGGCTGTTTCTTGGTCTGGTGGCATGGCAGGCCTGGTTGTTTTGGCTTGGGTAGCGATATTGTGTGGCTGGTTATTTAATCGAATTCTTACCGGGTTTACCAGGTTAAGACCTGGGTAGGTTTCGTTAATTTGATCCAAGCAAGCGGGGGCAAGAAAGCGAATTTTGCTGGCCCATAACGCCTCATTGATAACCAGCACAAGATACGGATGCTCAATACCAACGGCACAGACATGATGGCGCATATTGTCAGGCAGTAGATTTAAAACATGTTCTTTTAATGCCTGATATTGTTGCGCTTCTTGAATAAGTTTAAACAATCCTGATTGATTAAGTGGGTGTTTTGCCATGGCTGTCAGATGTATGAGCGTTACGCGCTTAATGTCCTATGCTAGAATACCTCATTTTAAACGATTTTTTGTTTTAGGTCTCTTTAACTATGTTTATGTCATTTCTGCAAAAACTACTAGGCAATCGTAATCAACGCTTGGTGAAACAATATCAAAAGCGTGTTGAGCTAATAAACGCCCATGAAGACGCTATGTCCAAGTTGTCTGATGAAGCATTACAGGCAAAAACAGACGAGTTTAAGGCGCGTTTGGCGGCCAATGAAAATCTCGATACTATTTTGTCGGAGGCTTTTGCGGTGGTGCGCGAAGCGGGTAAACGGGTGTTCGGTATGCGCCATTATGACGTACAGATGATTGGTGGCATGGCCTTGAATGACGGTCGTATTGCCGAAATGCGCACCGGTGAAGGTAAAACCCTAGTGGCGACTTTGCCAGCCTATCTTAATGCACTAACTGGTTCAGGTGTCCATGTCATAACCGTTAACGATTACTTGGCAAAACGTGATGCTGAGTGGATGAGCCAGCTGTACAGTTTTTTGGGTTTGACCACCGGTGTGATTTTTAGCGGCCAGAGTCATCAAGAAAAGCAATTGGCCTATGCTATGGATATTACCTACGGAACCAACAATGAATTTGGTTTTGATTATCTGCGTGACAATATGGCAATCTTCAAAGAAGAGCGAGTGATGCGTGACCAAGCCTTCGCAATTATTGACGAAGTTGACTCGATTCTGATTGACGAAGCGAGAACGCCGCTAATTATTTCAGGTCCAGCAGAAAATAAAGCGCAGGTTTATCACAAAATTAATCCGTTAATTAGTCATCTGGAGCGAGGCGAAGAGGATCCGATTGAGAAAACGGCGTCTGGTGACTTCACGGTAGATGAAAAAAATCGTCAGGTTTATCTAACAGAGCAAGGCCATGAAAAAATTGAAAACCTGTTGGCCGAGGTTGAGCTGTTAAAAGAAGGCGAGAGTCTTTATGACGCGACTAATATTGGGTTGATGATTCACGTAAACGCGGCTTTGCGAGCACACGTTTTATTTGAACGCAATCGCGACTATATCGTTGATGATGGACAAGTGATTATCATCGACGAGCATACGGGTCGTAAGATGATTGGTCGCCGTTGGGGTGAAGGTCTTCACCAAGCCGTAGAAGCGAAAGAAGGCCTTGAGATTCAAAGTGAGAGCCAAACCTTTGCGTCGATTACCTTCCAAAATTATTTTAGACAATATCAAAAACTATCGGGTATGACCGGTACAGCAGACACAGAAGCGGGTGAGTTTTTGTCAACCTACAAGTTAGAAGTCGTGGTTATTCCGCCAAATAAAACGCCACAGCGTCAGGACTTAACCGACCTAGTGTTCTTGGATGTTCAGTCCAAGTTCAAAGCCATTGTCGAAGATGTCAAAGAAACTCACGCTAAAGAACAGCCAGTA
This Thiomicrospira cyclica ALM1 DNA region includes the following protein-coding sequences:
- a CDS encoding DciA family protein, with translation MAKHPLNQSGLFKLIQEAQQYQALKEHVLNLLPDNMRHHVCAVGIEHPYLVLVINEALWASKIRFLAPACLDQINETYPGLNLVNPVRIRLNNQPHNIATQAKTTRPAMPPDQETAKKMLALSEQVTSSKLALALKKLSDRAQ
- the lpxC gene encoding UDP-3-O-acyl-N-acetylglucosamine deacetylase; this encodes MKQRTLANAIHAKGIGLHTGHQAHITLRPAPVDTGIVFRRVDVEPAVEFKVTPELVAETTLCTTIRAGNKKIATIEHLMSALAGVGMDNVYIDIDADEVPIMDGSASHFIFLIQAAGIKLQDSPKRFLVIKQPVRVENELGGWAEFKPHRGYKLNFAIKFNHPAFKQTAEDMTLEFSSTSYFKEVSRARTFGFFNDMEALRAQKLALGASLDNAIGLDEQGVMNKGGLRNKDEFVRHKILDAVGDLFMSGYAIVGEFSAFKSGHALNNQLLRKLFSEPGAFEFMTEFGDQDDPINFDSSKVLV
- the ftsA gene encoding cell division protein FtsA; its protein translation is MARKKSASNIVVGLDIGTSKIAAIVGKLKANAEIEVLGMGTYPSKGLKKGVVVNIDSTVDSIQRAIDEAERMSGYEVGSVYVGIAGSHINSFNSTGMVAIRSQEVTDDDIVRVIDAARTQAIPGDQKVLHILPQEYTIDNQDGIREPVGMSGVRLEAKVHMVTGSLSAALNITKCVERCGLVVNDIILEQLASSESVLSEDEKELGVCLVDIGGGTTDIAVFYQGAIRHTAVIPVAGDQVTNDIAVALRTPSPAAEEIKRKYACALPQLIATDEEIEVPSVGDRPARCLSRRTLVEVVEPRYEELFQLIQAELRRSGFEGMMAAGVVLTGGSAKVEGAIELAEEVFNMPVRLGIPQDLQGLKDEVTDPAFATTVGLLMYAREHSRYEPGHEPSPVKSNQASVLSRMKEWFNKSF